TGTGTTTCGATCGCCAGCGGCGTTGGGGTAAAGGTAGGCCGCAGCGGCCGGTTCAAGGTTGGGGCCGGCTCCGGTTCGGCCGACGATCCGCACGATACGGAAGCGACCAATAAGAATATCAAGGTCAGAAATATCGGTAAACGATGTCTTGTGAGCATGAACGTTCCTCCGCGAAAAGAGGTGTTGTTTCCAACTCCATCGAAGGAGTCAGGAGGCTCTATTGTAGCACAGCGCGGGAAACTGAGCTACTTGAAAGCCCGGTGATCAACAAACGCCGTGACCGGCAAAGTCACGGCGTTCATCTCGATTTCCAGAAACAGCGCAGGACAGTGCCTGGATTTTCTGTTCAGGATGACCGGCTTCTTCTATGATGATGTTCCGAAACGGCTGCCCAGAATATCTACCAGATCAGGCTTTCCGATCTCCTGCAGTTCGTAGCGAACCCGCTGGTGGGGCTTATCGATCCGGGCTACCTTGGTCAGGTCAATCGGCGTCGCGATAATTACCAGATCGCAGGGTACATTGGCAATAGTCTCGCTTAGATCGGCTATCTGTTGGTCTCCATAACCCATCGCAGGCAGTACGGCGCCCGTTGTCGGATACTTGTCATAGGTCGCTGCGATGGATCGAACCGCATAGGGTTTTGGATCGATGATTTCGGCAGCGCCAAAGCGACGGGCTGCCACCACACCTGCGCCGTAGGACATTTCGCCATGGGTCAATGTGGGACCATCCTCAACCACCAGCACCCTCTTGCCCAGAATTTCCTGCGGATTCTCGACGAAGATAGGGCTGGCCGCATCGACAATGATCGCTTCGGGATTTACCTCGCGCACCGTGTTGCGAACCTGCGCTACGTTATCGAGACCGGCCGTATCAATTTTGTTGATCACGACCACGTCGGCCATACGCAGATTGGTTTCTCCAGGATGATACCTGACGCTATGACCGGGACGGTGGGGGTCGACCACCACGATATGTAGGCTGGGCCTAAAGAAGGGCAAGTCGTTGTTGCCGCCATCCCAGACAACGATGTCCGATTCCTTTTCCGCCTGGCGCAGGATTGCCTCGTAATCCACGCCTGCATAGACGACGATGCCCCGATCCAGGTGGGGTTCGTATTCCTCGCGCTCCTCGATGGTGCAATCATGGCGGTCCAGGTCCTCGTGGCTGGCAAATCGCTGCACTGCCTGCTCCGCCAGATTGCCGTAGGGCATGGGATGGCGCACGACCACGACCTTTTTTCCCTGGTCGCGCAGGATGTCGCAGACTCTGCGTGTGGTCTGACTCTTGCCACTGCCGGTTCGCACGGCGCAGATGGCGATCACAGGCTTCTGCGATTCGAGCATGGTCTTGTCGCCACCCATAAGACAGAAATCGGCGCCGGTCGCTAGCACCCGTGATGCCTGGTGCATGACGAATGTGTGGCTGATATCGCTATAGGCGAACACAACCTGGTCGACCTGCAGATCCTCGATCAGCGCTTCCAGTTCCTCTTCCGGATGGATGGCAATCCCCTCGGGATAGAGGGAGCCCGCCAGTTGGGCTGGGTAGAGGCGCCCTTCGATATCGGGAATCTGCGTTGCCGTGAAAGCAACAACCTGGTAATCCTCATTGTCGCGGAAAAACAGGTTGAAGTTGTGGAAATCCCGCCCGGCTGCACCCATGATCAGCACGCGTTGCGCAATCTTCTCTTCAATCATTGAGCTTAAACTCCTTTGTTCCGCTACCCAAAGGACCTGTCGAGTTGACAAATGGCCGTGCCAATTCGACAGATCCTTGAGATAGCAACTATATCTATCCGACTACCGAAGCGAGTCGGGACGTTGCCAACAGCCAGACTCAGCTTTCTACATCTGTTTCCGCCGCTTCCGGTGTTTGTCCTATTACCCGGGGCCGGTACATTATCTTGGCCAGTATAATGCTAATACCGTACAGGCCCAGCAGCGGCCCCATCACGATTGCCATATTGACGGGGTCGATGGTCGGTGTGATCAGTGCTGCCAGCACGGCAACGATCACGAAGGCGATTCGCCAGTTTCTGATCAACATCTCCGGTGTTACGATGCCGATGCGTGCCAACAGGGCGATCACCAGCGGCGTCTCGAAGGCCACCCCGATCCAGAATACCACGCGGGTAACGAAACTGACGTAATCCTTGGTACGAGGGACTGTTGGAATCCCGCTGAAATCAACCAGGAAGGGAATCGCCACCGGCAACATGATGAAGTAGGCGAAGGCTGCCCCTGCCAGAAAGGAAAGCGCCACGAACGGCAACGACACGTACAGCATCAGCCGTTCCGGGTCCGTCAGGCCTGGCACGATGAACGCCACGACCTCGTACACGATGACAGGCATGGCCAGAATGGCTCCGGCCGCCAATGATACCCGCACGTATACCCCCAGGTTCTCTGTGAGTTCAATAGCCTGCAATCCCTGAAGGCCGCCTACCGGTTCAGCGAGAAATTCGATGATCCGACCGGCAAAAACAAACGCGATTACTGTTCCGATCAATACAGCGACCACGGCAATCGTCAAACGCCGCCGCAGTTCCTCGATATGAGGAACGAGCGATTCAAACTGCAGGCTCAAGTCTCGGAAAATATCGTCTTCCATGTTGGAATCAGGTTGCAGAACTGGGTGTCTCGGTTACTGGATCCGTCTTGGTATCCGCTTCAGGCTGGGCGGGATCATCGTCAACTACGGGAATCGCTGGGGTGGTGCCATCCGGCAGCGGGGCGGCGGGCGTTGCACTGGACTTGGATTCCTGTTGAGCTATGCTGGCCGCTCCTGTTTCCTGCGGGGCCGCCGATTCGACAGGCTGGCCAAACCCAGGCGGCGCGATCGTGTTGGCTGAGAGCTCGTCCAACTCCTGCAACGCAGGAACCGGCTCAGCTATCGCGTCCGTGCCGTTGCTGGTTTGTGGGTTGGGATCAGAGGTGAGGGGTTGCTGAGCGGCTGCTGTCTCGCGGCGCTGGTCAGTCTCTTCCATGAGCTCCTCGAGCTTCAGTTGCCGTTCGATTTCGGCGTTGACGTTTTGCCAAATTTCGGAGTAATATCGCAGTGACCGCGAAAGTTTCGCCCAGTAACGCGCGATCTGGGGCAAACGCTCAGGACCCAAAACAAGGAGGGCAATCAAAAGGATGAAGAGAAGCTCTCCTGTGCCAACTCCAAACAGGTTCATGGGGTGTCTGCGTCCTTGGAAACTGGCTCCAATGTCTTTATCGGTTCGGGCGTCAGAGGGATTGTGCCGTCGTCGGGAAGGAGTTCGCCCAGTTCGGGACGAGGCGAATCGGCCAACATGGTGCCGAGTACGCCGTTAACAAATCGGGGGCTGCTATCGCTTCCAAAAGACTTTGCCACCTCCACGGCCTCATTGATGGCGACTTTGATCGGCGTGTCCGTCTCTGCTTCGACCAACTCGTAGATAGCAATGCGGAGGATATTGCGATCGATTACGGCCATCTGGTCCAAAGGCCATTCCGGTGCGTAGCGAACGATTAACTCGTTGAGCTGCTTGCGATGGCCAATGACCCCAGCAAGCAGGTGGCGAGCAAATGCTTCGGCCTGGGGTGACAGGGGTTGGGTCTTGAACCGTTGTTCCAGGGCGGTGCCTGCCGGGTGGTGCGCCATGTCTGCTTCGTAGAGGGCCTGCAGCACCGCGATTCTGGCCTTGCGTCGCAGTTTCATCTACCTGTCTCAGCCACTGGTGTTGGCTGACTCAAGTTCGATTTCGTCGATGAAGACGTTAACGGCGCGAACATCCATGCCCACCATGTGTTCCATGGCACGCGATAGCTGGGTCTGAAGCACTTCACCGAGATCGGCCAGGCTGATTCCCTGCTCCGCGATGACGTGCACGTCGATCGTCACTGAGTTGTCGTCAAACACCTCGATGCGCATGCCTTCGGCGACAGCCCCGCGACCAATCATCCGGCCGAGTCCGGAGGGGGTTCGACGGGAAAGACGCAAGACGCCTGACTGGGCCAACGAGGTCATGCGCACGATAGTGGTTAACACGTTGGGTGCGATGGTTACGCTGCCGGGCGGAATATCGTAGGTTTGATCCATGGCACTGTCCCGATTATTGCATTACAAGGCCGCCGTCGACGCTCAGGACCTGTCCCGTAATGAAACTGGCTTCGTCGGATGCCAGAAAGGCGACAGCGGCGGCAACATCAGCGGGTGTTCCCAACCGTCCAAGGGGTGTGGCTTCTTCCGCAGCCTTAACGTTTTCTTCGGTCAGCACGCTTTCAGTGAGGGCAGTAGGCACAAACCCTGGCGCAATCACGTTGACGGTGATGTTGCGGCTACCCAGCTCCTTGGCCAGCGATTTACTGAAACCGATCGCGGCAGCCTTGCTTGCCGAGTAGTTGGTCTGACCAGCCTGCCCTGCTAACCCTGAAACACTGCTGATGTTGATGATGCGGCCCTGTCGGCGTTTTACCATGGGCCGGGCTGCCGCCTTGCAACAGTTGTACACGCTCTTGAGATTGGTGTCAATCACGATGTCCCATTGGGGCTCTTTCATCATCATCAGCAAGGTGTCGCGTGTGGTACCTGCGTTGTTTACGAGCACGTCGATCTGGCCAAAGGCGTTCAAAGTTTCCTTGATCAAGCGCTGCGCTTCATCGAGCTGGCTGACATCGGCCTGGATCACGATCACCTCACTTCCCGCGGATCGGATCAACTCGGCGGTTTCCTCAGCACTTTCTTCGCTGTCACGGTG
This DNA window, taken from Chloroflexota bacterium, encodes the following:
- the tatC gene encoding twin-arginine translocase subunit TatC, with amino-acid sequence MEDDIFRDLSLQFESLVPHIEELRRRLTIAVVAVLIGTVIAFVFAGRIIEFLAEPVGGLQGLQAIELTENLGVYVRVSLAAGAILAMPVIVYEVVAFIVPGLTDPERLMLYVSLPFVALSFLAGAAFAYFIMLPVAIPFLVDFSGIPTVPRTKDYVSFVTRVVFWIGVAFETPLVIALLARIGIVTPEMLIRNWRIAFVIVAVLAALITPTIDPVNMAIVMGPLLGLYGISIILAKIMYRPRVIGQTPEAAETDVES
- the nusB gene encoding transcription antitermination factor NusB, which produces MKLRRKARIAVLQALYEADMAHHPAGTALEQRFKTQPLSPQAEAFARHLLAGVIGHRKQLNELIVRYAPEWPLDQMAVIDRNILRIAIYELVEAETDTPIKVAINEAVEVAKSFGSDSSPRFVNGVLGTMLADSPRPELGELLPDDGTIPLTPEPIKTLEPVSKDADTP
- the fabG gene encoding 3-oxoacyl-[acyl-carrier-protein] reductase, with product MNRFTDKVAIVTGASRGIGRGIALRLAEEGAKVVVNHRDSEESAEETAELIRSAGSEVIVIQADVSQLDEAQRLIKETLNAFGQIDVLVNNAGTTRDTLLMMMKEPQWDIVIDTNLKSVYNCCKAAARPMVKRRQGRIINISSVSGLAGQAGQTNYSASKAAAIGFSKSLAKELGSRNITVNVIAPGFVPTALTESVLTEENVKAAEEATPLGRLGTPADVAAAVAFLASDEASFITGQVLSVDGGLVMQ
- a CDS encoding Asp23/Gls24 family envelope stress response protein, which produces MDQTYDIPPGSVTIAPNVLTTIVRMTSLAQSGVLRLSRRTPSGLGRMIGRGAVAEGMRIEVFDDNSVTIDVHVIAEQGISLADLGEVLQTQLSRAMEHMVGMDVRAVNVFIDEIELESANTSG
- a CDS encoding twin-arginine translocase TatA/TatE family subunit; protein product: MNLFGVGTGELLFILLIALLVLGPERLPQIARYWAKLSRSLRYYSEIWQNVNAEIERQLKLEELMEETDQRRETAAAQQPLTSDPNPQTSNGTDAIAEPVPALQELDELSANTIAPPGFGQPVESAAPQETGAASIAQQESKSSATPAAPLPDGTTPAIPVVDDDPAQPEADTKTDPVTETPSSAT
- a CDS encoding cyclic 2,3-diphosphoglycerate synthase, which codes for MEEKIAQRVLIMGAAGRDFHNFNLFFRDNEDYQVVAFTATQIPDIEGRLYPAQLAGSLYPEGIAIHPEEELEALIEDLQVDQVVFAYSDISHTFVMHQASRVLATGADFCLMGGDKTMLESQKPVIAICAVRTGSGKSQTTRRVCDILRDQGKKVVVVRHPMPYGNLAEQAVQRFASHEDLDRHDCTIEEREEYEPHLDRGIVVYAGVDYEAILRQAEKESDIVVWDGGNNDLPFFRPSLHIVVVDPHRPGHSVRYHPGETNLRMADVVVINKIDTAGLDNVAQVRNTVREVNPEAIIVDAASPIFVENPQEILGKRVLVVEDGPTLTHGEMSYGAGVVAARRFGAAEIIDPKPYAVRSIAATYDKYPTTGAVLPAMGYGDQQIADLSETIANVPCDLVIIATPIDLTKVARIDKPHQRVRYELQEIGKPDLVDILGSRFGTSS